Proteins encoded in a region of the Labeo rohita strain BAU-BD-2019 chromosome 22, IGBB_LRoh.1.0, whole genome shotgun sequence genome:
- the LOC127153488 gene encoding gastrula zinc finger protein XlCGF57.1 isoform X1: MPFIKEECEDVKTEEVFRVKHEDTEDQIIKEEIEDIRIDEGFVLKDTEEKTDLMALKKETEVLNDIEEKDQHKNHHDFTTGKKSFRCSQTEKISTRKKAQKTGATKRHVNCFRFGKSFNQQENLKVHIGETPFSCQQCGKSFTFKGSIKRHMRIHTGEKPYTCKQCGKCFTNKGSLSWHMRIHTGEKPYACQQCEKTFTFKVSLDRHIKIHNGENPYTCQRCGEGFAQHVNLREHMRNHAGEKPHTCEQCGKSFTHKGSFDRHMRVHTGEKPYTCKQCGKSFTQRGNLEVHMRIHNGENPFTCQQCGKSFSHQASLSHHMRNHAEEKPHTCEQCGKSFTHKGSFDRHIKIHTGEKPYTCKQCGKSFVKNWNLVVHQRIHSGESAYTCQQCGKNFSQKGNFDRHIRNHTGEKPYTCEQCGKSFTNKGSLNWHMTDHTGEKPYTCPQCGKSFQHNGNLNSHIRIHTGQKPYTCQQCRKSFAHKGSLTWHMRIHST; encoded by the exons ATGccgtttattaaagaggagtgTGAAGACGTTAAAACTGAAGAAGTGTTCAGagtcaaacatgaagatactgaggatCAAATAATTAAAGAGGAGATTGAAGACATCAGGATTGACGAAGGATTCGTTCTGAAAGATACTGAGGAAAAAACAG ACCTAATGGCATtgaaaaaagagacagaagtaCTCAATGACATTGAAGAGAAAGATCAACACAAGAATCATCATGATTTCACAActggaaaaaaatcatttaggtGTTCACAGACTGAAAAGATTTCCACACGAAAAAAAGCTCAAAAGACTGGAGCAACTAAAAGGCATGTCAATTGCTTTCGGTTTGGAAAGAGTTTCAATCAACAAGAAAACCTTAAAGTCCACATTGGGGAGACCCCTTTTAGTTGCCAACAATGTGgaaaaagttttacttttaaagGAAGCATCAAGaggcacatgagaattcacactggagagaagccttacaccTGCAAACAGTGTGGAAAATGTTTCACCAATAAAGGAAGCCTTAGCTggcacatgagaattcacaccggAGAAAAGCCTTACGCCTGCCAACAATGTGAaaaaactttcacttttaaagtaAGTCTTGACAGGCATATAAAAATTCACAACGGAGAAAATCCTTACACCTGCCAGCGGTGTGGTGAGGGTTTTGCTCAACATGTAAACCTTAGAGAGCACATGAGAAATCACGCTGGAGAGAAGCCTCACACCTGCgaacagtgtggaaaaagtttcacTCATAAAGGAAGCTTTGACAggcacatgagagttcacaccgGAGAAAAGCCTTACACCTGcaaacagtgtggaaaaagtttcacTCAACGTGGAAACCTTGAAGTCCACATGAGAATACACAATGGAGAGAATCCCTTCActtgccaacagtgtggaaaaagtttcagTCATCAAGCAAGCCTTAGCCACCACATGAGAAATCACGCTGAAGAGAAGCCTCACACCTGTgaacagtgtggaaaaagtttcacTCATAAAGGAAGCTTTGACAGGCACATaaaaattcacactggagaaaagccttacacctgcaaacagtgtggaaaaagCTTCGTTAAAAATTGGAACCTTGTAGTCCACCAGAGAATACACAGTGGAGAGAGTGCCTACACTTGCCAACAGTGTGGGAAAAATTTCAGTCAAAAAGGAAACTTTGACAGGCACATAAGAaatcacactggagagaagccttataCCTGCgaacagtgtggaaaaagttttaCTAATAAAGGAAGCCTTAACTGGCACATGACTgatcacactggagagaagccttacacctgccctcagtgtggaaagagtttccaACACAATGGAAACCTTAACTCCCACATTAGGATTCACACTGGACAGAAGCCTtacacctgccaacagtgtagAAAAAGTTTCGCTCATAAAGGAAGCCTTACATggcacatgagaattcacagcacataa
- the LOC127153488 gene encoding gastrula zinc finger protein XlCGF57.1 isoform X2 translates to MPLIKEECEDVETEEVFRVKHEDTEDQIIKEENEDIRIEEVFSLKDTEEQTDLMALKKETEVLSDIEEKDQHKNHHDFTTGKKSFRCSQTEKISTRKKAQKTGTTRRDFTRFGESFSLQENLKIHIGETPFSCQHCGKSFAYKGSFDRHMRIHTGEKPYTCKQCGKRFTHQGSLKRHMRIHTGEKPYTCKQCGKSFTHEGSLTWHMRIHTREKPYTCQHCAKSFTFKLSLDRHIKIHTGEKPYICQQCGESFAQRVNLKVHMRIHNGESPFTCQQCGKSFSHQGSLSHHMRNHTGEKPYTCEQCGKSFTHKGSFDRHMRVHTREKPYTCQQCGKSFTQHGNLNVHMRIHNGENAFTCQQCGKSFSQQGSLSNHMRIHTGEKPYTCEQCGKSFTHKGSLNWHMTVHTGEKPYTCPQCGKSFHQHGNLNLHMRIHTGEKPYVCQQCGKSFTHKGSLTWHMRIHST, encoded by the exons ATGCCACTTATTAAAGAGGAGTGTGAAGACGTTGAAACTGAAGAAGTGTTCAGagtcaaacatgaagatactgaggatCAAATAATTAAAGAGGAGAATGAAGACATCAGGATTGAAGAAGTATTCAGTCTAaaagatactgaggaacaaacag ACCTAATGGCATtgaaaaaagagacagaagtaCTCAGTGACATTGAAGAAAAAGACCAACACAAGAATCATCATGATTTCACAActggaaaaaaatcatttaggtGTTCACAGACTGAAAAGATTTCCACACGAAAAAAAGCTCAAAAGACTGGAACAACTAGAAGGGATTTCACTCGGTTTGGAGAGAGTTTCAGTCTACAAGAAAACCTTAAAATCCACATTGGGGAGACCCCTTTCAGTTGCCAACACTGTGGAAAAAGTTTCGCTTATAAAGGAAGCTTTGACaggcacatgagaattcacactggagaaaagccttacacctgcaaacagtgtggaaaaagATTCACTCATCAAGGAAGCCTTAAGaggcacatgagaattcacactggagaaaagccttacacctgcaaacagtgtggaaaaagtttcacTCATGAAGGAAGCCTTACATggcacatgagaattcacaccaGAGAAAAGCCTTACACATGCCAACACTGTGCAAAaagtttcacttttaaattaagtCTTGACAGGCATATaaaaattcacactggagaaaagccttaCATCTGCCAGCAGTGTGGTGAGAGTTTTGCTCAACGTGTAAACCTTAAAGTCCACATGAGAATACACAATGGAGAGAGTCCCTTCActtgccaacagtgtggaaaaagtttcagTCATCAAGGAAGCCTTAGCCACCACATGAGAaatcacactggagagaagccttacacctgcgaacagtgtggaaaaagtttcacTCATAAAGGAAGCTTTGACAggcacatgagagttcacaccaGAGAAAAGCCTTACACCTGCCAGCAATGTGGAAAAAGTTTTACTCAACATGGAAACCTTAATGTCCACATGAGAATACACAATGGAGAGAATGCCTTCACTTGCCAACAGTGTGGGAAAAGTTTCAGTCAACAAGGaagccttagcaaccacatgagaattcacactggagagaagccttacacctgcgaacagtgtggaaaaagttttaCTCATAAAGGAAGCCTTAACTGGCACATGActgttcacactggagagaagccttacacctgccctcagtgtggaaaaagtttccATCAGCATGGAAACCTTAATCtacacatgagaattcacactggagagaagccttacgtctgccaacagtgtggaaaaagtttcacTCATAAAGGAAGCCTTACATggcacatgagaattcacagcACATAA
- the LOC127153488 gene encoding gastrula zinc finger protein XlCGF57.1 isoform X3, translating into MPFIKEECEDVKTEEVFRVKHEDTEDQIIKEEIEDIRIDEGFVLKDTEEKTDLMALKKETEVLSDIEEKDQHKNHHDFTTGKKSFRCSQTEKISTRKKAQKTGTTRRDFTRFGESFSLQENLKIHIGETPFSCQHCGKSFAYKGSFDRHMRIHTGEKPYTCKQCGKRFTHQGSLKRHMRIHTGEKPYTCKQCGKSFTHEGSLTWHMRIHTREKPYTCQHCAKSFTFKLSLDRHIKIHTGEKPYICQQCGESFAQRVNLKVHMRIHNGESPFTCQQCGKSFSHQGSLSHHMRNHTGEKPYTCEQCGKSFTHKGSFDRHMRVHTREKPYTCQQCGKSFTQHGNLNVHMRIHNGENAFTCQQCGKSFSQQGSLSNHMRIHTGEKPYTCEQCGKSFTHKGSLNWHMTVHTGEKPYTCPQCGKSFHQHGNLNLHMRIHTGEKPYVCQQCGKSFTHKGSLTWHMRIHST; encoded by the exons ATGccgtttattaaagaggagtgTGAAGACGTTAAAACTGAAGAAGTGTTCAGagtcaaacatgaagatactgaggatCAAATAATTAAAGAGGAGATTGAAGACATCAGGATTGACGAAGGATTCGTTCTGAAAGATACTGAGGAAAAAACAG ACCTAATGGCATtgaaaaaagagacagaagtaCTCAGTGACATTGAAGAAAAAGACCAACACAAGAATCATCATGATTTCACAActggaaaaaaatcatttaggtGTTCACAGACTGAAAAGATTTCCACACGAAAAAAAGCTCAAAAGACTGGAACAACTAGAAGGGATTTCACTCGGTTTGGAGAGAGTTTCAGTCTACAAGAAAACCTTAAAATCCACATTGGGGAGACCCCTTTCAGTTGCCAACACTGTGGAAAAAGTTTCGCTTATAAAGGAAGCTTTGACaggcacatgagaattcacactggagaaaagccttacacctgcaaacagtgtggaaaaagATTCACTCATCAAGGAAGCCTTAAGaggcacatgagaattcacactggagaaaagccttacacctgcaaacagtgtggaaaaagtttcacTCATGAAGGAAGCCTTACATggcacatgagaattcacaccaGAGAAAAGCCTTACACATGCCAACACTGTGCAAAaagtttcacttttaaattaagtCTTGACAGGCATATaaaaattcacactggagaaaagccttaCATCTGCCAGCAGTGTGGTGAGAGTTTTGCTCAACGTGTAAACCTTAAAGTCCACATGAGAATACACAATGGAGAGAGTCCCTTCActtgccaacagtgtggaaaaagtttcagTCATCAAGGAAGCCTTAGCCACCACATGAGAaatcacactggagagaagccttacacctgcgaacagtgtggaaaaagtttcacTCATAAAGGAAGCTTTGACAggcacatgagagttcacaccaGAGAAAAGCCTTACACCTGCCAGCAATGTGGAAAAAGTTTTACTCAACATGGAAACCTTAATGTCCACATGAGAATACACAATGGAGAGAATGCCTTCACTTGCCAACAGTGTGGGAAAAGTTTCAGTCAACAAGGaagccttagcaaccacatgagaattcacactggagagaagccttacacctgcgaacagtgtggaaaaagttttaCTCATAAAGGAAGCCTTAACTGGCACATGActgttcacactggagagaagccttacacctgccctcagtgtggaaaaagtttccATCAGCATGGAAACCTTAATCtacacatgagaattcacactggagagaagccttacgtctgccaacagtgtggaaaaagtttcacTCATAAAGGAAGCCTTACATggcacatgagaattcacagcACATAA